In Symphalangus syndactylus isolate Jambi chromosome 6, NHGRI_mSymSyn1-v2.1_pri, whole genome shotgun sequence, a genomic segment contains:
- the FUT4 gene encoding alpha-(1,3)-fucosyltransferase 4 has translation MRRLWGAARKPSGAGWEKEWAEAPQEAPGAWSGRLGPGRSGRKGRAVPSWASWPAHLALVARPARHLGGAGQGPRALDSGTAPFHSPASGERQRRLEPQLQHESRCRSSTPADAWRAEAALPVRAMGAPWGSPTAAAAAGWRRGWGRGRALPRTVWLLAAAGLTCTALITYACWGQLPPLPWASPTPQRPVGVLLWWEPFGGRGSAPRPPPDCRLRFNISGCRLLTDRASYGEAQAVLFHHRDLVKGPPDWPPPWGVQALTAEEVDLRVLDYEEAAAAAEALAISSPRPPGQRWVWMNFESPSHSPGLRSLASNLFNWTLSYRADSDVFVPYGYLYPRSHPGDPPSGLVPSLSRKQGLVAWVVSHWDERQARVRYYHQLSQHVTVDVFGRGGPGQPVPEIGLLHTVARYKFYLAFENSQHLDYITEKLWRNALLAGAVPVVLGPDRANYERFVPRSAFIHVDDFPNASSLASYLLFLDRNPAVYRRYFHWRRSYAVHITSFWDEPWCRVCQAVQRAGDRPKSIRNLASWFER, from the coding sequence ATGAGGCGCTTGTGGGGCGCGGCCCGGAAGCCCTCGGGCGCAGGCTGGGAGAAGGAGTGGGCGGAGGCGCCGCAGGAGGCTCCCGGGGCCTGGTCGGGCCGGCTCGGCCCCGGGCGCAGTGGAAGGAAGGGACGGGCGGTGCCCAGTTGGGCGTCCTGGCCAGCTCACCTTGCCCTGGTGGCTCGCCCCGCCCGGCACTTGGGAGGAGCAGGGCAGGGCCCGCGGGCTTTGGATTCCGGCACCGCCCCCTTCCATTCCCCGGCCAGCGGCGAGCGGCAGCGACGGCTGGAGCCGCAGCTGCAGCATGAGAGCCGGTGCCGCTCCTCCACGCCTGCGGACGCGTGGCGAGCGGAAGCAGCTCTGCCTGTTCGCGCCATGGGGGCGCCGTGGGGCTCGccgacggcggcggcggcggcgggctgGCGGCGCGGGTGGGGCAGAGGCCGGGCGCTGCCAAGGACCGTCTGGCTGCTGGCGGCCGCCGGCTTGACGTGTACAGCGCTGATCACCTATGCTTGCTGGGGGCAGCTGCCGCCGCTGCCCTGGGCGTCGCCAACCCCGCAGCGACCGGTGGGCGTGCTGCTGTGGTGGGAGCCCTTCGGGGGGCGCGGTAGCGCCCCGAGGCCGCCCCCCGACTGCCGGCTGCGCTTCAACATCAGCGGGTGCCGCCTGCTCACCGACCGCGCGTCCTACGGAGAGGCTCAGGCCGTGCTTTTCCACCACCGCGACCTCGTGAAGGGACCCCCCGACTGGCCCCCGCCCTGGGGCGTCCAGGCGCTCACTGCCGAGGAGGTGGACCTGCGCGTGTTGGACTACGAGGAGGCAGCGGCGGCGGCAGAAGCCCTGGCGATCTCCAGCCCCAGGCCCCCGGGCCAGCGCTGGGTTTGGATGAACTTCGAGTCGCCCTCGCACTCCCCGGGGCTGCGAAGCCTGGCAAGTAACCTCTTCAACTGGACGCTGTCCTACCGGGCGGACTCGGACGTCTTTGTGCCTTATGGCTACCTCTACCCCAGAAGCCACCCCGGCGACCCGCCGTCAGGCCTGGTCCCGTCACTGTCCAGGAAACAGGGGCTGGTGGCATGGGTGGTGAGCCACTGGGACGAGCGCCAGGCCCGGGTCCGCTACTACCATCAGCTGAGCCAACATGTGACTGTGGACGTGTTCGGCCGGGGCGGGCCCGGGCAGCCGGTGCCCGAAATTGGGCTCCTGCACACAGTGGCCCGCTACAAGTTCTACCTGGCTTTCGAGAACTCGCAACACCTGGATTATATCACCGAGAAGCTCTGGCGCAACGCGTTGCTCGCTGGGGCGGTGCCGGTGGTGCTGGGCCCAGACCGTGCCAACTACGAGCGCTTCGTGCCCCGCAGCGCCTTCATCCACGTGGACGACTTCCCAAATGCCTCCTCCCTGGCCTCGTACCTGCTTTTCCTCGACCGCAACCCCGCGGTCTATCGCCGCTACTTCCACTGGCGCCGGAGCTACGCTGTCCACATCACCTCCTTCTGGGACGAGCCTTGGTGCCGGGTGTGCCAGGCTGTACAGAGGGCTGGGGACCGGCCCAAGAGCATACGGAACTTGGCCAGCTGGTTTGAGCGGTGA